In Immundisolibacter sp., the genomic stretch GAAGATGACGTCCACGCCGGCCGGGAACTGCGCCGCGACGGTGGCCGCGAAATCCAGCGCCTGGTAATCCACCACCAGCGTGGCGCCCAGGCTGCGCAGGAACGCGTGATTGGCCGGGCTGGCGCTGGCGATTACGGTCGCCCCGGCGTCGCAAGCCAGCTGCACCGCCAGACTGCCGACGCCGCCAGCCGCGCCGGTGATCAGCACCACCTCGCCGGGCTTCAGCTGCGCGACTTCGAACAGGCCCTGCCAGGCCGTGTGGCCGGCCACCGGCAGCGCCGCGACCTGCTCGAAGCTCAGATTGGCGGGTTTGTGCGCCAGCTTGGCGGCCTCGACCGGGACGAATTGCGCGTAGCCACCCCAGTGCATCAGCCGCTGCTGCAGAAAGCCGAACACGGCATCGCCGACCTTGAAGTCCTGCACCGCGGCGCCGACCCTGGCCACCACGCCCGAGACCTCGCGGCCCATGATGGCCGGGAATTCGTAGGGGACGAAATCCTTTAACTGACCTTTGCGAATGCGCCAGTCGATGGGATTGACGGCAGCGACATGGACCGCCACCAAAACCTGGTCGTCGGTGATCGGCGGCATCGGCCGCTCGACCAGTTGCAGTTGCTCCGGGCCGCCGAAGTCGTTGATAACAATTGCTTTCATGCGTAAGGGGGGCTCGGTCCGGAGGCAATTGGGCAAACGTTCAAAACGCAGTGGTGGAACCTAGAGCAGCTCCACCGCCAGCGCCGTAGCCTCACCGCCGGCCAGGCAAATCGCCGCCACGCCGTACTTGCCACCGCGACGGCGCAGGGCGTTCAGCAGCGTGACCACGATACGGGCACCCGACGCCCCGACCGGATGACCCAGTGCGCAGGCGCCGCCCAGCACGTTCATCTTCTCGTGCGGAATGCGCAGTTCCTGCATCACCGTCATCGGCACCACGGCAAAGGCTTCGTTGACTTCGTACAGGTCCGGCTTGTCCGGGGTCCAGCCGAGCTTGCGCAGCAGCACCTCGATCGCGCCGACCGGCGCGGTGGTGAACCAGGCCGGGTCCTGCGCATGGGTGGCATGGCCCAGCACCCGCGCCAGGGGTTTCAGGCCACGGCGGGCGGCTTCGTCCTCGGCCATCAGCACCAGCGCGGCGGCACCGTCGGAGATCGACGACGAATTGGCGGCGGTGACCGTGCCGTCCGCCTTGAAGGCGGGCCTGAGGGTGGGAATCTTGTCGATCTTGGCCGTCAACGGCTGCTCGTCCTTGTCGTAGCTGACCTCGCCGGCCTTGGTCTTGACCGTCACCGCCACGATCTCGGTAGCCGAATCGCCCTCGTTGGTGGCGCGCTGGGCGCGGCGCAGGGACTCCATGGCAAAGGCGTCCTGCGCCTCACGCGAGAAACCTTGCCGCTCTGCGCAGCGCTCGGCAAAGGCGCCCATCAGCAGGCCCTCGCGCACGTCCTGCAGACCGTCGCAGAACATGTGATCGAGCACCTGGCCGTGGCCCATGCGCAGGCCCTGACGCACCTTGGGCAGGATGTACGGCGCGTTGCTCATGGACTCCATGCCGCCGGCCAGCGCGACCTTCACGTCGCCGCTGCGAATCTGGTCGAAGGCGTACATGGCCGCCTTCATGGCCGAACCGCACATCTTGTTGATGGTGGTGACCGGCACGCCCAGCGACAGGCCCGCCTTGAGCACC encodes the following:
- a CDS encoding NADP-dependent oxidoreductase — protein: MKAIVINDFGGPEQLQLVERPMPPITDDQVLVAVHVAAVNPIDWRIRKGQLKDFVPYEFPAIMGREVSGVVARVGAAVQDFKVGDAVFGFLQQRLMHWGGYAQFVPVEAAKLAHKPANLSFEQVAALPVAGHTAWQGLFEVAQLKPGEVVLITGAAGGVGSLAVQLACDAGATVIASASPANHAFLRSLGATLVVDYQALDFAATVAAQFPAGVDVIFAAFAGVSLQGCAPLVHAGTRIVLLSPVATEQDMHIGPVTSQLLIARADGPQLARIAELAAQGRLRPQIGPVLPLEQAARAHEMSETHHTRGKILLRVAPDDPA
- a CDS encoding acetyl-CoA C-acyltransferase, whose protein sequence is MTTGVVIVAARRTAMGSFQGQFASLSASDLGAAAIAAVVADAGVDGAQIEDAHIGCVLPAGQGQAPGRQAVLKAGLSLGVPVTTINKMCGSAMKAAMYAFDQIRSGDVKVALAGGMESMSNAPYILPKVRQGLRMGHGQVLDHMFCDGLQDVREGLLMGAFAERCAERQGFSREAQDAFAMESLRRAQRATNEGDSATEIVAVTVKTKAGEVSYDKDEQPLTAKIDKIPTLRPAFKADGTVTAANSSSISDGAAALVLMAEDEAARRGLKPLARVLGHATHAQDPAWFTTAPVGAIEVLLRKLGWTPDKPDLYEVNEAFAVVPMTVMQELRIPHEKMNVLGGACALGHPVGASGARIVVTLLNALRRRGGKYGVAAICLAGGEATALAVELL